A genomic region of Methanobacterium sp. SMA-27 contains the following coding sequences:
- a CDS encoding exopolysaccharide biosynthesis protein, whose protein sequence is MTEYRTDRASATVSRLSSEIPNEGITFKDFLELIGEQGGLLSCIILVAPFLFPVSFPGSSIPFGLAILLINVGIISKRHPLIPRRIMDYKISQNNMLKILNGMSSILSRLDKITKQRLTLMIDGPLMGHLNSSIMILCSFLLMLPLPVPLTDFIPAYSILFLALGSIERDGYLIFAGYSMATITVIYFFLIAFLGLSGIKAILAFLGIPL, encoded by the coding sequence ATGACAGAATACCGGACCGATAGAGCTTCAGCCACTGTTTCTAGATTATCTTCTGAAATACCAAATGAAGGTATTACGTTTAAAGATTTTTTGGAATTAATAGGGGAACAAGGAGGATTATTATCATGTATAATACTTGTTGCTCCATTTTTATTTCCAGTTTCATTTCCTGGAAGTAGTATACCCTTTGGATTGGCAATTTTATTGATCAATGTAGGGATAATTTCTAAAAGACATCCATTAATTCCTAGAAGAATTATGGATTACAAAATATCTCAAAATAATATGTTAAAGATATTAAATGGGATGAGTAGTATTTTATCAAGGTTAGATAAGATTACAAAGCAGCGTTTAACTTTGATGATAGATGGACCTTTGATGGGCCACTTAAATAGTTCAATAATGATACTATGTTCATTTTTATTAATGCTTCCATTACCTGTGCCACTAACAGATTTTATACCCGCATATAGCATTCTTTTTTTGGCTCTTGGTTCAATTGAACGTGATGGATATCTTATTTTTGCGGGATATTCCATGGCAACCATTACTGTGATATACTTCTTTTTAATAGCATTTCTAGGGTTAAGTGGGATAAAGGCTATTTTAGCCTTTTTAGGGATCCCTCTGTGA
- the albA gene encoding DNA-binding protein Alba yields MSEENVVYIGNKPVMNYVLAVVTQMNSGVPEVMLKARGRAISRAVDVAEIVRNRFMTDLEVGSIDICTEEMTSREGSNSNVSAIEIQLCKTN; encoded by the coding sequence ATGTCAGAGGAAAATGTCGTATACATTGGAAACAAACCAGTAATGAACTATGTATTAGCTGTAGTAACTCAGATGAATAGTGGAGTTCCCGAAGTTATGTTGAAGGCAAGAGGAAGAGCAATAAGCAGGGCAGTGGATGTAGCAGAAATCGTAAGGAATAGATTTATGACAGATTTAGAAGTAGGTTCCATAGATATCTGCACAGAAGAAATGACTAGTAGAGAAGGATCAAATAGTAATGTTTCAGCCATAGAAATACAGCTTTGCAAGACAAATTAG
- a CDS encoding DUF2769 domain-containing protein has translation MDKFEQKIQEIMKMSDRDRNNAIEHYKGSCICHTCATYDQCAAYANEKLFCVTGKSVECITKPKGCECPTCSLALSLDVGLLNNTFCLRGSEMDQRL, from the coding sequence ATGGATAAATTTGAACAAAAGATTCAAGAAATAATGAAAATGTCAGATAGGGACAGGAATAATGCTATAGAGCATTATAAAGGTTCATGTATCTGTCATACTTGTGCAACATATGATCAATGTGCTGCATATGCCAATGAAAAACTTTTTTGTGTAACTGGAAAAAGTGTGGAATGTATTACTAAACCTAAAGGATGTGAGTGTCCTACATGTTCATTAGCACTATCGCTTGATGTCGGTTTATTAAATAACACGTTCTGTCTTAGGGGTAGTGAAATGGATCAAAGATTATAA
- a CDS encoding CDP-alcohol phosphatidyltransferase family protein gives MPKKSIHILIPSGITSIRIILAPILFFTVINNFILYSICIFVLAVATDAIDGYVSRKLDISTSKGAYFDVVADFILILSAFSGLVITGLYPFWLIIIIVFMFLQFIITSKFRIPVYDPIGKYYGSFLFIVIFISLIVINPILYFLLTILIVIYTVISITSRFLFMLKNKDDKFE, from the coding sequence ATGCCAAAAAAATCCATCCATATTTTAATTCCTTCGGGGATCACTTCTATCAGGATTATTTTGGCTCCTATACTATTTTTCACCGTAATAAATAATTTTATATTGTATTCCATATGCATATTTGTTTTGGCAGTTGCAACTGATGCCATCGATGGTTATGTTTCCAGAAAATTGGACATATCAACTTCTAAGGGAGCATATTTTGATGTTGTAGCCGATTTTATTTTGATTCTATCTGCTTTTTCCGGGCTTGTAATCACTGGTTTGTATCCCTTCTGGCTAATTATAATCATAGTTTTCATGTTTCTACAGTTTATAATCACATCCAAATTCCGAATTCCTGTTTATGACCCCATAGGCAAATATTATGGTTCTTTCCTTTTCATAGTTATATTCATCAGCTTAATAGTAATAAATCCCATTTTATACTTCTTATTAACAATATTAATTGTTATATATACAGTTATATCCATTACAAGTCGTTTTTTGTTTATGTTAAAGAATAAAGATGATAAATTCGAATAA
- a CDS encoding nuclear transport factor 2 family protein, which produces MSITIPQIENLFNYLHMGDNNKFFENVADDVTWTVMGTHPLAGVYKSKEDFILNTFVRLNKLLMEGVVLKVNNIIIKDDTAVVEMESLSTALNNKPFNNTYCWICKFENDIIVEVRAYVDSALVQNLISENETK; this is translated from the coding sequence ATGTCAATTACAATACCACAAATTGAGAATCTATTCAATTACCTGCATATGGGTGATAATAACAAATTTTTTGAAAATGTTGCAGATGATGTTACATGGACTGTCATGGGTACACATCCGCTGGCAGGTGTCTATAAAAGTAAGGAAGATTTCATATTGAATACTTTTGTACGATTGAATAAACTTTTAATGGAAGGAGTGGTTTTAAAGGTAAATAACATTATAATTAAGGATGACACAGCTGTGGTTGAAATGGAATCGCTTTCAACTGCTTTAAATAACAAGCCATTTAATAATACTTATTGTTGGATTTGCAAGTTTGAAAACGATATTATTGTAGAAGTACGTGCTTATGTTGATTCTGCCTTGGTTCAAAATCTTATTAGCGAAAATGAAACAAAATAA
- a CDS encoding NUDIX domain-containing protein, translating to MINHVYGLAVRVLLTDQNGKILILKRSSDSKTNPGKWELPGGKVNQEESFDHALIREVYEETNLKIELEHVVGASEQNLHIIRAVHIIMSGKIIEGKLTLSREHEGYAWVLMETLSDYELADWLEDYVNQRNIIGNPNNIEDKENSENTITPWIKSIKSTVDKMSGKK from the coding sequence ATGATAAACCACGTTTATGGGCTTGCTGTGAGAGTGCTTCTCACAGATCAAAATGGCAAAATTCTAATACTAAAAAGATCATCAGATTCTAAAACCAATCCCGGAAAGTGGGAACTTCCAGGTGGGAAGGTTAATCAGGAAGAATCATTCGACCACGCATTGATAAGAGAAGTTTATGAGGAAACTAACTTAAAAATTGAATTGGAACATGTGGTAGGTGCTTCTGAACAGAATTTGCATATTATACGTGCAGTGCATATAATTATGTCTGGAAAGATAATTGAAGGAAAACTTACCTTAAGCCGTGAACACGAAGGTTATGCTTGGGTTTTGATGGAGACACTTTCTGATTATGAACTTGCTGATTGGCTTGAAGATTATGTTAATCAAAGGAATATAATTGGAAACCCCAATAATATTGAAGACAAGGAAAATTCTGAAAATACCATAACTCCTTGGATAAAATCAATTAAAAGTACTGTAGACAAGATGTCTGGCAAAAAATAA
- a CDS encoding BPL-N domain-containing protein: protein MYSITLIAMLNSNIANILYSNNNSNTSLVTTNVLIYDGDGVMESSVEDIEECLNTSNYENLTPNNKFEYSTTSEINSNTLSGYDVLIMPGGNSLTYLENDDIDGNSIKLFVQGGKGYLGICAGAYAASNYVDGYYQGWGITPDVNTKNENYEGSLQISTTSAGSKLMNGSITNIHMQNGPAMYTNNTQVIMATFADNNTGYQNYAAIVADTFGSGRVILSGPHPETDSQNPKLLTNMLQWISKRI, encoded by the coding sequence GTGTATTCTATAACATTAATTGCAATGTTAAATTCAAATATAGCTAATATTTTGTATTCTAATAACAATTCAAATACTAGCTTAGTTACAACCAATGTTCTAATCTATGATGGTGACGGAGTCATGGAAAGTAGTGTAGAAGATATTGAAGAGTGTCTTAATACAAGTAATTATGAGAATCTAACTCCTAACAACAAATTTGAATATTCAACTACTAGTGAGATCAATTCTAATACATTGTCAGGCTATGATGTGTTAATAATGCCGGGTGGTAATTCTCTTACCTATCTTGAAAATGATGATATTGATGGCAATTCAATAAAATTGTTTGTCCAAGGAGGTAAGGGCTACTTGGGAATCTGTGCAGGGGCATATGCTGCATCCAATTATGTGGATGGATATTATCAGGGATGGGGTATTACACCCGATGTAAACACAAAAAATGAAAATTATGAGGGTTCATTACAGATATCAACAACATCAGCTGGATCTAAGCTTATGAACGGATCTATAACAAACATCCATATGCAGAATGGTCCTGCAATGTATACGAACAATACTCAAGTCATAATGGCTACTTTTGCAGATAATAATACGGGTTACCAAAATTATGCAGCTATTGTAGCCGATACATTTGGATCTGGAAGGGTTATACTAAGTGGCCCACATCCTGAAACAGATTCTCAAAACCCTAAACTTCTAACAAATATGTTACAATGGATTTCTAAAAGAATATAA
- a CDS encoding phosphoribosyltransferase, translated as MDELNNVVEIPEFRDVTGIFKDRKHAGNVLADMMIDYKDTESIIFGIPAGGVPVAAPIASKLNLNLDVAVVSKITLPWNTEAGYGAVAFDGTVELNHDILSQIGLNKDQINAGIVKTSHKIERRIKTFRGLKHFPETENHTVILVDDGIASGFTMLVAVEALKKTGANKIIIAVPTAHLKSLKKVSEMVDLVYCPNIRGGWGFAVAEAYQNWYDVSEDEVIEILKSQINHL; from the coding sequence ATGGATGAATTAAATAATGTCGTTGAAATTCCGGAATTCAGAGATGTTACGGGAATATTCAAGGATAGAAAACACGCTGGAAATGTTCTCGCGGATATGATGATCGATTACAAGGACACAGAATCGATTATATTTGGAATTCCGGCTGGCGGGGTGCCTGTTGCCGCGCCAATAGCATCAAAATTGAATCTTAATTTAGATGTAGCTGTAGTAAGTAAAATTACACTACCATGGAATACAGAGGCAGGTTATGGGGCAGTTGCATTTGATGGTACAGTGGAATTAAATCATGATATACTATCACAGATAGGACTCAATAAAGATCAAATCAATGCAGGAATTGTAAAAACATCTCATAAGATTGAGAGACGTATTAAAACATTCAGAGGTCTAAAACACTTTCCTGAGACTGAAAATCATACAGTAATACTAGTTGATGATGGAATTGCTTCAGGTTTCACAATGCTCGTGGCTGTAGAGGCTCTCAAAAAAACAGGTGCAAATAAAATAATAATTGCTGTACCTACCGCACATTTAAAATCATTAAAAAAGGTTTCAGAAATGGTTGATTTAGTTTACTGTCCCAATATTCGTGGAGGGTGGGGTTTTGCTGTAGCAGAAGCTTACCAAAACTGGTATGATGTAAGTGAAGATGAGGTAATAGAAATTTTAAAGAGCCAAATCAATCATTTATAA
- a CDS encoding PAS domain S-box protein, producing MSKGKILIVEDESIEALDIKHALESFGYEVPNIATSGEDAVELALDIKPDLILMDIILKGNTDGIAAAAKIKELNIPVIYLTAYSEESKVNRALLTEPYGYIIKPFDRNELKYTIELAIYKNKMEMELKISEEKYRRLAENSKDMIYVMSIPDGNYQYVNPAVEKITEFSPEEFYKSTRLLKSYIHPDHKNYYKKTWKKLLNGETQSAYEYKIVTKSGKEKWLNQRNTIITDNEGNPIAIEGTVTDITKRKEIEEGLKKREMDFNIENKKLLRAQRVAKIGIWENDLSTNDLLWSEEMYRIMGFEPNTPVNLVDVTKLFPTKEFKRFQQAVDAAINKNSPYSIDSK from the coding sequence ATGTCCAAAGGAAAAATTCTAATTGTTGAAGATGAGAGCATAGAAGCATTAGATATTAAGCATGCTTTAGAATCATTTGGATACGAAGTTCCCAATATAGCAACCAGTGGCGAAGATGCTGTAGAACTAGCATTGGATATTAAGCCAGATCTGATTTTAATGGACATAATATTGAAAGGAAATACCGATGGCATAGCTGCTGCAGCCAAGATTAAAGAATTAAATATCCCTGTAATTTACTTGACAGCATATTCTGAAGAATCTAAAGTTAATAGGGCCCTCCTTACCGAGCCTTATGGATATATTATAAAACCCTTCGATCGAAACGAACTTAAATATACGATTGAACTGGCAATCTACAAGAATAAAATGGAAATGGAATTGAAGATCAGCGAAGAAAAATATAGAAGGCTAGCTGAAAATTCAAAGGATATGATTTACGTAATGTCGATACCCGATGGAAATTATCAGTATGTAAATCCAGCCGTTGAAAAAATAACAGAATTCTCTCCTGAAGAATTTTATAAATCAACTCGGCTATTAAAGAGTTATATTCATCCTGATCATAAAAATTACTACAAGAAAACATGGAAAAAACTCTTAAATGGCGAAACACAGTCTGCATATGAATATAAAATAGTTACCAAATCTGGCAAAGAAAAATGGTTAAACCAACGTAACACTATTATAACAGATAATGAAGGTAACCCTATAGCCATTGAGGGAACTGTAACAGACATTACTAAACGAAAAGAAATAGAGGAAGGTTTAAAAAAGAGAGAAATGGATTTTAACATCGAAAACAAGAAACTTCTCCGTGCTCAAAGAGTTGCTAAAATTGGTATTTGGGAAAATGATTTATCAACCAATGATCTTCTATGGTCTGAAGAAATGTATAGAATCATGGGTTTTGAACCGAATACACCTGTAAATTTAGTTGATGTTACTAAATTATTCCCTACAAAGGAATTTAAACGTTTCCAACAAGCTGTAGATGCTGCAATAAATAAAAACTCACCATACAGTATTGATTCAAAATAA
- a CDS encoding histidine kinase dimerization/phosphoacceptor domain -containing protein has product MVETTPDMIWEIDTQGIFTYISPQSNSILGWSPQQVIGKSIFSMIRQEHIQKIKKSFQTHIEGTKKFNVLEVPAEHRNGRHIVIEIHSAKVTDDNGKIKGFQGIARDITEKTIATNKLKTSIKEKDILLQEIHHRVKNNMQIISSLLNLQIKYIKDDEAIDVLKESQNRVKSMAMIHEKLYQSNDFTRINLTEYIESLVKGLFYSYSIDQEEISSIINVDNVRLNIETAVPCGLIINELVSNSLKHGFSNGENEEVYISLKFIDDKYELIIGDNGIGFPSNIDFKKTDSLGLQLVNNLVGQIDGEIELDNRNGTEFKIVFNELKYKSRI; this is encoded by the coding sequence CTGGTTGAGACAACTCCCGATATGATATGGGAAATTGATACACAAGGGATCTTCACATACATAAGTCCTCAATCTAATTCTATTTTAGGATGGTCACCACAGCAGGTTATTGGAAAAAGTATTTTTTCAATGATAAGACAGGAACATATACAAAAAATCAAAAAGTCATTCCAGACCCATATTGAAGGGACAAAGAAATTTAATGTACTTGAAGTTCCTGCAGAACATAGAAACGGTAGACATATTGTTATAGAAATCCATTCTGCAAAAGTTACAGATGATAATGGAAAGATTAAAGGATTTCAGGGAATCGCTAGGGATATAACAGAAAAAACAATTGCAACAAATAAATTGAAAACATCTATTAAAGAGAAAGACATTCTACTTCAAGAAATACATCATAGAGTAAAAAATAATATGCAGATCATATCTAGTCTTTTGAATCTTCAGATTAAATATATTAAAGATGATGAAGCTATAGATGTGCTTAAAGAAAGTCAGAATAGAGTTAAATCAATGGCCATGATACATGAAAAACTCTATCAGTCAAATGATTTTACAAGGATTAATCTAACAGAATATATTGAAAGTTTGGTTAAAGGATTGTTTTATTCATATTCTATTGACCAAGAAGAAATATCCTCAATTATTAATGTAGATAATGTAAGGTTAAATATTGAAACAGCAGTACCATGTGGTCTCATAATAAATGAACTTGTATCAAATAGTCTTAAACATGGATTTTCCAATGGGGAGAATGAAGAAGTCTACATTTCATTAAAGTTCATTGATGATAAATATGAGTTAATTATTGGAGATAATGGGATTGGGTTTCCTTCAAACATTGATTTTAAAAAAACAGATTCTTTAGGCTTGCAACTAGTGAATAATCTAGTAGGTCAAATTGATGGAGAAATTGAGTTAGATAACAGAAACGGAACAGAATTCAAAATAGTTTTCAACGAACTAAAATATAAATCAAGAATATAA
- a CDS encoding DUF998 domain-containing protein — protein sequence MKKIYPLFGIIGPLVYIIAVFIGGAIRHDYSALYNAISELTMANAPNKILLDILFGFYNISLLIFGSGAYLDSNINSKKYNSATIMLVIIGILGLLVLVFTQDPRGTPATLYGTLHILLSGITAALTIISILLIGLSFKKYSKMKIFTWYSYATSILILLSGGAGAISLASNNGFGGLFERITIFLFMIWVITLSYILYNNKIILDGVKIQ from the coding sequence ATGAAAAAAATTTATCCACTATTTGGAATTATTGGACCGTTAGTGTATATAATAGCAGTTTTTATTGGTGGGGCAATTAGACATGATTATAGTGCCCTTTATAATGCTATAAGCGAACTTACAATGGCCAATGCTCCAAATAAAATTTTACTAGACATTCTCTTTGGCTTTTATAACATATCTCTCTTAATCTTTGGTTCAGGAGCATATCTTGATAGCAACATTAATAGTAAAAAATATAATAGTGCCACAATCATGCTGGTCATTATAGGAATTCTTGGGTTATTGGTACTTGTTTTTACACAAGATCCGAGAGGTACTCCCGCTACATTATATGGTACTCTTCACATACTATTATCGGGAATAACAGCTGCATTAACAATAATATCAATATTACTTATTGGATTAAGTTTTAAAAAATATTCTAAAATGAAAATATTTACCTGGTATTCTTATGCAACATCTATATTGATTTTACTTTCAGGAGGAGCTGGTGCTATTTCACTTGCAAGTAATAATGGCTTTGGAGGGTTATTTGAGAGAATTACCATCTTTTTATTCATGATATGGGTTATAACACTATCATATATCCTTTATAATAACAAAATCATATTAGATGGTGTTAAAATTCAATGA
- a CDS encoding FUSC family protein, translated as MKKKGFWNRFKRLSKPKGRPQWGQAFRAIFLMIIAAIVAKFMGLDNGIMAIMFVTLIATIIIETSLPLRKVAILTFLGFFMTVLAFVSASLSLSNIGIFIFFTVIWAFFGISLYIFGSVEGSLGFTFFLIYFLAVLLVNNQSNTFDWTIYALLSYLVASVLFIPKIWFEKKKIRKMVTIGFNPETNIQNIFSVKNILSDIPLRMDYINIFKFGSYFKILRKYSNLIVARLTPKQHKYFNNFLNHSDEFAFKIGDHFNNDKGPVNLSAIDTELLTLESQFVKNSDNSETVMDISHGIRDILFESNTILSGDWGREKKVIKAYKKSLREVLDANFHLNNLYIRHAIRFTIAITISLIFVYLTRERSAVWITMGVLIILKPDISSTVDNLISRVGFNLFAIILAIIFSFIFPHNLLIWLAFIMLFLFRAFYPNYMGFSVMAITVFIVLIWPTGTVFDNAISRLVDIALGGIIAFICAYIILPSRVNVNLPNQLFRTIQFNINTANQILMAFKKKINNKKVSKCFNNYMKEENNLEAAVKKLEDSYKDINDDLELYQEIIASNNKLAADLLALSAIFNKNEDVSANFESKFVEIKNMLHNIENFLNGDLKPLKISLNNFSKGYGNIEVTDLDQIINWIISDLQLIQKGLEIANETGALQRYRKLT; from the coding sequence TTGAAGAAAAAAGGATTTTGGAATAGATTTAAAAGACTTTCAAAACCAAAAGGCAGACCTCAATGGGGACAAGCCTTCAGGGCTATTTTTTTAATGATCATTGCAGCCATAGTTGCCAAATTTATGGGTTTGGATAATGGAATAATGGCCATAATGTTTGTAACTCTTATAGCTACAATAATAATTGAAACTTCACTCCCACTTAGAAAAGTCGCTATTTTAACATTTTTAGGGTTTTTTATGACTGTGCTGGCTTTTGTTAGTGCATCGTTATCTCTTTCAAATATTGGAATATTTATATTCTTTACTGTTATTTGGGCCTTTTTCGGTATTTCACTCTACATTTTTGGAAGCGTTGAAGGCTCTTTGGGTTTTACATTCTTTTTAATATATTTTTTAGCAGTATTATTGGTTAATAATCAATCTAATACTTTCGATTGGACAATATATGCATTATTATCCTATTTAGTTGCATCTGTGCTTTTTATTCCTAAGATATGGTTTGAAAAGAAGAAAATTCGTAAAATGGTAACAATAGGATTCAATCCTGAGACAAATATTCAAAATATTTTTTCTGTAAAAAATATTTTATCTGATATTCCGCTTCGTATGGATTATATTAATATTTTTAAATTTGGAAGTTACTTTAAAATTTTAAGGAAATACAGCAATCTTATTGTTGCAAGATTAACTCCTAAACAACATAAATACTTCAATAACTTTTTAAATCATTCAGATGAATTTGCTTTTAAAATTGGAGATCATTTCAATAATGATAAAGGTCCAGTCAATTTGAGTGCTATAGATACCGAACTTTTAACTCTTGAATCACAATTTGTAAAAAATAGTGACAATAGTGAAACTGTAATGGATATTTCTCATGGTATCCGGGATATCCTTTTTGAAAGCAATACAATACTATCTGGGGACTGGGGAAGGGAGAAGAAAGTAATAAAAGCATATAAAAAATCTCTTAGAGAAGTTTTGGATGCTAATTTTCATTTAAACAATCTATATATTCGCCATGCAATCCGGTTTACTATAGCAATTACTATTTCACTAATTTTTGTATATTTAACCCGAGAAAGAAGCGCAGTTTGGATAACAATGGGCGTTTTGATCATTTTAAAACCCGATATCTCGAGTACAGTTGATAATTTAATTTCAAGGGTTGGATTTAATTTATTTGCCATAATATTGGCTATAATTTTTTCATTCATATTTCCACATAATTTATTAATTTGGCTAGCTTTTATTATGCTATTTTTATTTAGAGCTTTCTATCCTAATTATATGGGATTTTCTGTGATGGCGATTACTGTGTTCATAGTTTTAATATGGCCAACTGGAACTGTATTCGATAATGCAATATCAAGATTAGTAGATATTGCTTTAGGCGGGATTATTGCATTTATATGTGCATACATTATTTTACCCAGCAGAGTTAATGTAAATCTACCAAATCAATTGTTTCGTACAATTCAGTTCAATATAAATACTGCTAATCAAATTTTAATGGCATTTAAAAAGAAAATTAATAATAAGAAAGTCTCTAAATGCTTTAATAATTATATGAAAGAGGAAAATAATTTAGAAGCAGCAGTTAAAAAATTAGAAGATTCCTATAAAGATATAAACGACGATCTAGAGTTATATCAGGAGATTATAGCTTCAAATAATAAATTGGCTGCAGATTTACTTGCTTTATCTGCAATATTTAATAAAAATGAGGATGTATCAGCAAATTTTGAATCTAAGTTTGTTGAAATAAAAAATATGCTCCATAACATTGAAAATTTTTTAAATGGCGATTTAAAACCTTTAAAGATATCTTTAAATAATTTTTCAAAGGGATATGGCAATATTGAAGTTACTGACCTAGATCAAATTATTAACTGGATAATATCTGATCTACAGTTAATACAAAAGGGATTAGAAATAGCTAATGAAACAGGAGCACTCCAAAGATATCGTAAATTAACCTAA
- a CDS encoding ATP-binding protein translates to MKRDIIKINEEKCIGCGDCIPGCPEGALQIIDGKAKLVSDLFCDGLGACIGTCPQDAIEIEQREAEPYVERNVMNNVIKEGPNVIKAHLKHLNDHNQIDYLNQAINFLKDKNIEIPDYESEKTFTCGCPGSMETDLTNNQAQNDKRVNLRGELRNWPVQLQLINPNAPYLKNSNLLIAADCAPFAYANFHQKFLKDKILIILCPKLDKTIEQYVDKLAEIFSKQNIKSISIVHMEVPCCSGIEVIVQRALKKAQKNIIIKDYTISINGEII, encoded by the coding sequence ATGAAAAGAGATATTATAAAGATCAATGAAGAGAAGTGCATTGGTTGTGGGGACTGTATTCCTGGCTGTCCTGAGGGTGCTTTACAAATTATTGATGGAAAGGCAAAACTGGTTAGTGATTTATTCTGTGATGGTTTAGGAGCATGTATTGGAACATGTCCACAAGATGCCATAGAAATTGAGCAGAGAGAAGCTGAGCCATACGTTGAACGTAATGTAATGAATAATGTTATCAAAGAGGGGCCTAATGTAATAAAGGCTCATTTAAAGCACCTTAACGATCATAATCAAATTGATTATCTTAATCAGGCCATTAATTTTTTAAAAGATAAAAATATTGAAATTCCCGACTATGAAAGTGAAAAAACATTTACTTGTGGTTGTCCAGGTTCGATGGAAACAGATTTAACTAATAATCAAGCTCAAAATGATAAACGTGTTAACCTTAGAGGAGAACTTCGAAACTGGCCAGTACAACTGCAGCTTATAAATCCTAACGCTCCTTATTTAAAAAATTCTAATCTTTTAATTGCAGCAGACTGTGCACCCTTTGCTTATGCAAATTTCCATCAGAAATTTTTGAAAGATAAAATTTTGATCATACTATGCCCCAAACTGGATAAGACAATAGAACAGTATGTTGATAAGTTAGCAGAAATTTTTAGTAAACAAAATATAAAATCCATATCTATTGTACATATGGAAGTACCATGCTGTTCTGGTATTGAAGTAATTGTGCAAAGGGCACTTAAAAAAGCTCAGAAAAATATAATTATTAAGGATTACACAATTTCCATAAATGGAGAAATAATATAA